A DNA window from Methanooceanicella nereidis contains the following coding sequences:
- a CDS encoding molybdopterin molybdotransferase MoeA encodes MILAEHDNPVMPENGRMMVPIKKAYEMIDKMREKFFLELPVEKISLKKALNRRLASDVISAISSPMHNISIMDGYAISTSDRYPLALQEDIYAGDEPGKVLGKGKARYVATGAFVPEGADAVLKIEDAVIEDDMLKGISLEPWTHIVKAGSDFKTGETILYENSVIRPQTIGILHATGVSSIEAYKKIKVAVVSTGNEIKNGMTKDTNAPMVCAMLETWGCEPEHIGVIPDNKEETVSVIEQVTKDYDMVVTIGGVSVGKKDFIVSTIIEGGSVVFHGYRIRPGKPLLVSYYNDKPVFSLPGKPTGAYTAMELIVRRFIMGETRRVKVDLPVSKDIEFYSKGFDYIVYVEIRDGKAVPLGYEGSSLELFSGRKYGVSIISASPRSLVADGYFMARDNLKEGENVTVNLL; translated from the coding sequence ATGATACTGGCGGAGCACGATAACCCTGTGATGCCGGAAAATGGCCGGATGATGGTGCCTATAAAAAAGGCCTATGAAATGATCGATAAGATGAGAGAAAAATTTTTCTTAGAGCTTCCGGTCGAAAAAATATCGCTAAAAAAAGCGCTGAACAGAAGACTCGCATCAGACGTCATATCTGCGATATCGTCTCCCATGCATAACATTTCGATCATGGACGGATACGCCATAAGCACATCTGACAGGTATCCGCTGGCATTGCAGGAGGATATATATGCTGGCGATGAGCCCGGAAAAGTACTGGGAAAGGGCAAAGCCCGGTACGTGGCCACAGGCGCTTTCGTACCGGAAGGTGCAGATGCAGTATTAAAGATTGAAGATGCCGTTATCGAGGACGATATGCTGAAAGGCATATCACTGGAACCGTGGACCCATATCGTCAAAGCAGGCTCGGACTTTAAAACAGGAGAGACGATCCTGTATGAGAACAGTGTTATAAGGCCCCAGACGATAGGGATACTCCATGCTACGGGCGTTAGTTCGATAGAGGCCTATAAAAAGATAAAAGTAGCCGTGGTGTCGACGGGTAACGAGATCAAGAACGGCATGACAAAGGACACGAACGCGCCGATGGTGTGTGCTATGCTTGAGACCTGGGGATGCGAGCCCGAGCATATTGGCGTGATACCGGATAATAAAGAAGAGACTGTATCCGTCATTGAACAGGTCACGAAGGACTATGACATGGTGGTGACCATAGGCGGCGTATCGGTGGGGAAGAAGGATTTCATTGTCTCTACTATCATAGAAGGCGGCAGCGTCGTTTTCCATGGATACAGGATTCGCCCGGGAAAGCCTCTTCTAGTATCTTATTACAACGATAAGCCAGTATTCTCTCTTCCCGGTAAGCCGACCGGTGCATATACCGCGATGGAACTGATAGTGCGGAGGTTCATAATGGGAGAGACCAGAAGAGTAAAGGTCGACCTTCCTGTCAGCAAGGACATAGAGTTTTACTCAAAAGGGTTTGATTATATCGTCTATGTGGAGATAAGGGATGGTAAAGCTGTGCCCTTAGGCTATGAAGGCTCGTCGCTGGAATTGTTCTCAGGGCGAAAATACGGCGTGTCCATCATATCCGCATCGCCGAGGTCGCTTGTGGCGGACGGATACTTCATGGCCCGGGATAACCTGAAAGAAGGAGAGAACGTTACAGTGAACCTGCTTTGA
- a CDS encoding 4Fe-4S binding protein: MNIPLPFIGLGYTIAVITVIAILFMKKKMNDKAGLFFLIISVFVSGILLGGLPNPIAPIQQIAYGLGHGKVNPVHVAGILILLLTVLFSGRIFCGYVCPLGAIQELMSRFRKKQVKPHTEVSGKVRAVILIGFIIVGIFSPLYIKIDPFGAFSLNPSLYQAAVFLVIAITAISVYRPWCAWICPFGALASLVSRFSLLKIGMNENCNDCGACKKKCPTSQPYRGSDMSECYYCGRCFSVCKKDALEAKINIAGKKGD; encoded by the coding sequence ATGAACATCCCCTTACCATTCATCGGTCTTGGCTACACGATAGCCGTTATCACCGTAATAGCCATACTATTCATGAAGAAAAAAATGAATGATAAGGCCGGCCTGTTCTTTCTGATCATATCCGTTTTTGTATCCGGCATATTATTAGGCGGCCTTCCGAACCCGATAGCGCCCATACAACAGATAGCCTATGGACTTGGACATGGAAAAGTTAACCCGGTACATGTGGCAGGCATACTGATATTATTGCTGACAGTCCTGTTCTCGGGCAGGATATTTTGCGGGTATGTGTGCCCGCTTGGCGCGATCCAGGAACTGATGTCCCGCTTCAGGAAAAAACAGGTAAAACCCCATACAGAGGTTTCGGGCAAGGTCAGGGCCGTGATCCTGATCGGTTTCATCATCGTGGGAATATTTTCTCCGTTATACATAAAGATAGATCCATTCGGAGCGTTCTCCTTAAACCCGTCCCTGTACCAGGCTGCGGTTTTCCTGGTCATCGCCATTACAGCCATATCTGTGTACAGGCCATGGTGTGCATGGATATGCCCGTTCGGTGCGCTTGCCAGTCTCGTATCAAGGTTCAGCCTCCTGAAGATCGGGATGAATGAGAATTGCAACGATTGCGGGGCATGCAAGAAAAAATGCCCGACATCGCAGCCGTATAGAGGCTCGGACATGAGTGAGTGCTACTATTGCGGACGCTGCTTCAGCGTCTGCAAAAAAGATGCGCTTGAAGCGAAGATAAATATTGCAGGCAAAAAAGGTGACTGA
- a CDS encoding TrmB family transcriptional regulator has product MMLDEKMLDTLQRMGLTYYGASAYMALVEMGPSAAARIAEESGVPRSKIYEVLKRLEEENWVKVEKGRPLTYKANHPRDTIEERKSILYSDIDYASTELSRVYEHHIEKDAPKVWQFRGMDNILSRELDMMSRAKQEIIFLGALYSPEEIDQIKKHMSRAKRKGISVRIITRPALSLKDRTVDLVKEFSPVVPDIKLLKTPFIKFVVIDGKEILIMFSKVSEDVPDLDNVVAIWTPNRDIASLMQSNFNMMWGIAEPVEIGAR; this is encoded by the coding sequence ATGATGCTCGATGAAAAGATGCTCGATACTCTCCAAAGAATGGGGTTGACCTACTACGGGGCCAGCGCATATATGGCCCTGGTCGAAATGGGCCCTTCGGCCGCTGCCAGGATAGCCGAAGAGTCCGGCGTGCCGAGATCAAAGATATATGAAGTGCTCAAGAGGCTTGAGGAGGAGAACTGGGTGAAGGTCGAGAAAGGGAGGCCGCTCACTTATAAGGCCAATCACCCCCGCGACACCATCGAGGAGAGGAAGTCTATATTATACTCTGACATCGATTACGCATCCACTGAACTATCCCGTGTCTATGAGCATCATATAGAAAAGGACGCCCCTAAAGTATGGCAGTTCAGGGGTATGGATAACATACTGTCCAGGGAGCTTGACATGATGTCCAGGGCAAAACAGGAGATCATATTTCTGGGAGCGCTATACTCGCCTGAGGAGATAGACCAGATAAAAAAGCACATGTCCAGGGCAAAAAGGAAAGGCATCAGTGTCCGGATAATAACAAGGCCTGCGCTATCGCTTAAGGACCGGACCGTTGATCTTGTGAAGGAGTTCTCGCCCGTTGTTCCCGACATAAAACTGTTAAAGACGCCTTTCATCAAGTTCGTCGTGATCGACGGTAAAGAGATACTGATCATGTTCTCAAAGGTCTCCGAGGATGTCCCTGACCTTGATAACGTGGTGGCGATATGGACCCCTAACCGGGACATCGCATCGCTGATGCAGAGTAATTTTAATATGATGTGGGGAATTGCGGAGCCTGTTGAGATCGGTGCCCGATAA
- a CDS encoding V4R domain-containing protein: MMSQEKVEIYSTKKGIIAVDSPVKNRILQKLQERELSFEELIRVCGKAKSTMSVHLNDLLKMGLIYKRVDPVDRRKKYFGINSDLIVSSSPPVTLHYIKILNTVPSFKGDKYGFLRSLFHLIRCGMESYGIDTRPALKKIGHDVGSMLAPSFKSSKLPDLLNEVAAFWKEQGLGKVHAEMGVFPTIIVEDCFDCGTLPDVGRTECSLDEGILEAIIEERLKVKCSVDEIECHGTGHDHCKFEVKIF, encoded by the coding sequence ATGATGTCCCAGGAAAAGGTCGAGATATACTCAACAAAAAAAGGCATTATAGCTGTCGACAGTCCCGTAAAGAACAGGATACTTCAAAAGCTTCAGGAAAGGGAATTATCTTTCGAGGAACTGATAAGGGTGTGCGGAAAGGCTAAATCCACGATGTCGGTACACCTGAACGACCTTCTAAAAATGGGACTTATATACAAGCGCGTGGACCCGGTAGACCGTAGAAAAAAGTATTTTGGCATCAACTCCGACCTTATCGTAAGCTCCAGCCCTCCAGTGACGCTGCATTATATTAAGATATTGAACACGGTACCGTCTTTCAAAGGCGACAAATATGGGTTCCTGAGATCGCTTTTCCATCTCATCAGATGCGGAATGGAGTCATACGGCATCGATACGAGGCCTGCGTTAAAAAAGATAGGCCACGATGTCGGGAGCATGCTGGCGCCGTCGTTTAAGTCTTCAAAGCTGCCTGATCTTCTCAATGAGGTAGCGGCTTTCTGGAAAGAGCAGGGACTTGGAAAGGTCCATGCCGAAATGGGCGTCTTCCCGACCATCATAGTGGAAGATTGTTTCGATTGCGGCACATTGCCTGATGTGGGCCGTACCGAATGCTCGCTGGACGAAGGCATACTGGAGGCCATCATTGAGGAAAGGCTGAAAGTAAAATGTTCCGTCGACGAGATCGAATGCCATGGGACGGGGCATGATCACTGCAAGTTCGAAGTGAAAATATTCTAA
- the tsaA gene encoding tRNA (N6-threonylcarbamoyladenosine(37)-N6)-methyltransferase TrmO — protein MPVGTVHSVIKLKDDMPVQGVTADIEVFMEYVDAMEGIEDYSHLFILSWLHEADRDVLKATPRKISPELPEKGIFSMRSPSRPNPIALTPVTLLGRSGRFLHVSNMDVIDGTPVLDIKPYHAGWDCIFSARNPDKTEKIKKMMPKDLKESFKREAFNYHGELCIGLAVAVRMAMVANQALETDLRVENVGIVIGKNPCISDSLIGITGARLGTHRLLYNLNPKITMANDSYSIFNDKKTIIFKLKRFMKDFFGVLECDANDLFNIEVI, from the coding sequence ATTCCTGTAGGTACCGTACATTCCGTAATAAAGCTAAAGGATGATATGCCGGTTCAGGGTGTTACTGCCGATATAGAGGTATTCATGGAATACGTCGATGCTATGGAGGGTATCGAGGATTATAGCCATCTCTTTATTCTTTCCTGGCTGCACGAAGCCGACAGGGACGTCCTGAAAGCCACGCCCAGAAAGATATCCCCGGAACTTCCCGAAAAAGGCATATTTTCTATGAGGTCGCCTTCGAGACCTAACCCTATAGCGCTTACGCCCGTCACTTTACTTGGCAGGTCAGGCCGGTTCCTTCACGTCTCGAACATGGATGTGATAGACGGGACGCCAGTACTGGACATAAAGCCTTACCATGCGGGATGGGACTGCATATTCTCCGCAAGAAACCCTGATAAAACCGAAAAGATAAAAAAGATGATGCCGAAAGACCTCAAAGAGAGCTTTAAAAGGGAAGCTTTTAACTATCATGGCGAGCTGTGCATAGGACTGGCCGTCGCGGTACGTATGGCAATGGTCGCTAACCAGGCTCTCGAGACTGACCTCAGGGTAGAGAACGTAGGCATTGTGATTGGAAAAAATCCATGCATATCCGATTCGCTGATAGGTATCACAGGCGCAAGGCTCGGTACCCACAGGCTGCTATACAACCTTAATCCAAAGATCACGATGGCGAATGACTCTTATTCCATATTCAACGATAAGAAGACAATAATATTCAAGCTCAAGCGGTTCATGAAAGACTTTTTCGGCGTGCTTGAATGCGACGCCAACGACCTGTTCAACATAGAGGTCATATGA
- a CDS encoding heavy-metal-associated domain-containing protein has protein sequence MSAEQKKVVMVIEGMHCGHCAETIRDGLKKVPGVVDAEVIYTTGKSRVTYDAGAAQVDDLVKAIQDMGYKVKEIRQ, from the coding sequence ATGTCTGCTGAACAAAAGAAAGTAGTCATGGTGATCGAAGGCATGCATTGCGGCCATTGTGCCGAGACTATCAGAGATGGCCTGAAAAAGGTCCCCGGTGTCGTAGACGCAGAAGTCATTTATACCACCGGTAAAAGCAGAGTGACATATGATGCCGGTGCAGCGCAGGTCGACGATCTTGTCAAAGCGATACAGGATATGGGATATAAGGTAAAAGAGATCAGACAATGA
- the cooS gene encoding anaerobic carbon-monoxide dehydrogenase catalytic subunit → MSSEIKIQEKVSVSEPVNEMHRKIVGDNGMTVFERYEARKPICTFGGSGVCCHLCSHGPCRITPNAPFGICGANADTIVARNWLRQTAMGAASYAYHLEEMINTLKAAARGSPVFRISDEKKLYEFAGKLGFKTAGVSPHSLALDLTDFLLAELRKGSDEPSRVAMAFAPGKRIEVWKKLGILGGGLNSEIRDNLVRTATSINSDAVDLLLKAMKMAISTNYVCLSIEMLHDIVFGTPSIVKTRADLGIIDRDTVNIIAHGHEPMMGMAVIKVSKYPEMIELARSAGAKGIKVYGSMDTGQELIQRAGVAAEGVEGQLGNWASQEFILATGAIDLVMADMNCTLPVMGEYVAKYGGKIVPVSGLVRTQSNGSAPVEFNASAAEEQAKEIIRQAVESYRSRKSVTIPTGCSDAVVGFSLESITGALGGSVAPLLDVIKNGSIKGIVAVVGCTNCKNGQGKTSTKLVEELVKKDILVVSAGCVSSDFQSAGFCDPSFADKAGDGLKAVCKSLGIPPVLNFGTCTDISRIYLVVTAIAEALGVDVPDLPVAASAPEYLEQKAVVYGTYAVAGGLFTHVGPIPPVTGSPLVTKVLTEVVEDLTGGKVNVEQDPVKAADAIYGHIMSKRQKLGI, encoded by the coding sequence ATGAGTTCTGAAATAAAGATCCAGGAAAAAGTATCGGTAAGTGAACCGGTAAACGAGATGCACAGGAAGATAGTCGGCGACAACGGCATGACAGTGTTCGAAAGATACGAGGCGAGGAAGCCGATATGCACATTCGGAGGCTCCGGCGTCTGCTGCCACCTGTGCAGCCACGGCCCATGCAGGATAACCCCGAACGCGCCGTTCGGCATATGCGGCGCGAACGCCGATACCATTGTCGCCAGGAACTGGCTCAGGCAGACAGCCATGGGAGCGGCTTCCTACGCATATCATCTTGAGGAGATGATTAATACGTTAAAGGCCGCGGCGAGAGGCAGCCCTGTATTCAGGATATCCGACGAGAAAAAGCTCTATGAGTTCGCAGGCAAGCTGGGATTCAAGACCGCCGGGGTAAGCCCGCATTCCCTCGCATTGGACTTAACGGACTTCCTGCTTGCAGAATTGAGAAAGGGCTCCGACGAGCCTTCAAGGGTCGCGATGGCTTTCGCGCCCGGGAAGCGCATTGAAGTATGGAAGAAACTCGGCATACTTGGAGGAGGCCTGAACTCTGAGATACGGGACAACCTGGTAAGGACAGCCACTTCGATCAACTCGGATGCAGTGGATCTTCTGTTGAAAGCCATGAAGATGGCGATATCCACTAATTATGTCTGCCTGTCGATAGAGATGCTGCACGATATAGTGTTTGGCACTCCTTCCATAGTTAAGACAAGGGCGGACCTGGGCATCATAGACAGGGACACGGTAAACATAATCGCACACGGCCATGAGCCGATGATGGGCATGGCCGTCATTAAGGTCTCGAAATACCCCGAAATGATAGAGCTTGCGAGATCGGCCGGCGCAAAGGGTATCAAAGTATATGGTTCAATGGACACCGGCCAGGAGCTTATACAGAGAGCCGGCGTGGCCGCAGAAGGTGTCGAAGGACAGTTAGGCAACTGGGCCTCTCAAGAGTTCATTCTCGCTACCGGTGCAATAGACCTTGTAATGGCAGACATGAACTGTACGCTTCCCGTAATGGGAGAATATGTCGCGAAATACGGCGGTAAGATAGTGCCGGTATCCGGGCTTGTAAGGACGCAGAGCAACGGCAGCGCCCCGGTGGAGTTCAACGCTTCGGCTGCCGAAGAGCAGGCGAAGGAGATCATAAGGCAGGCCGTAGAGTCATACAGGTCGAGGAAATCTGTGACAATACCGACAGGATGTTCTGACGCAGTCGTCGGGTTCTCCCTTGAGTCCATAACAGGAGCCCTTGGCGGTTCCGTAGCTCCCCTTCTGGACGTCATCAAGAACGGCAGTATAAAGGGGATAGTAGCAGTAGTAGGCTGCACCAACTGTAAGAACGGACAGGGCAAGACATCCACGAAACTTGTGGAGGAGCTCGTTAAGAAGGATATACTGGTCGTCAGCGCAGGATGCGTCTCCAGCGACTTCCAGTCCGCAGGGTTCTGTGACCCGTCGTTCGCGGATAAGGCAGGAGATGGCCTCAAGGCCGTATGCAAGTCCCTGGGAATACCGCCGGTACTTAACTTCGGCACCTGTACGGACATTTCAAGGATATATCTCGTAGTGACCGCCATTGCTGAGGCACTTGGCGTCGACGTGCCTGACCTGCCCGTAGCTGCGAGCGCGCCGGAGTATCTTGAGCAAAAGGCCGTAGTATACGGCACATACGCTGTCGCGGGCGGACTATTCACGCATGTAGGGCCTATACCACCGGTGACCGGTAGCCCGCTTGTCACGAAGGTGCTGACCGAGGTCGTAGAAGACCTTACAGGAGGCAAGGTCAACGTAGAGCAGGACCCTGTCAAAGCGGCAGATGCGATATACGGCCACATAATGTCGAAGCGCCAGAAGCTTGGAATATGA
- a CDS encoding flavodoxin domain-containing protein, with amino-acid sequence MVDVIVIYDTISGNTEKAAKEVYEGVLESGAEAMLKNVSEATENDLREAHGVILGSPCVNNNYSGRMREFLNGKLKNVRMYGKVGAAFGTYKWNGGNLHRLETEMLYHDIKIVAPGYNALKAPGRDAVKHLRELGKKVGEEVLKLKEEKTV; translated from the coding sequence ATGGTCGACGTGATAGTCATATATGATACAATATCCGGTAATACGGAAAAAGCAGCAAAAGAGGTCTACGAAGGGGTTTTGGAAAGCGGTGCGGAAGCCATGTTGAAAAATGTGAGCGAAGCCACGGAGAATGACTTGAGGGAAGCCCATGGAGTCATTCTGGGCTCTCCGTGCGTGAACAATAACTATTCGGGGAGAATGAGAGAGTTCCTGAACGGAAAGCTAAAGAACGTAAGGATGTACGGCAAGGTCGGAGCCGCTTTCGGAACATACAAATGGAACGGAGGGAACCTCCACAGGCTGGAGACTGAAATGCTTTATCACGATATAAAGATCGTAGCGCCGGGATACAATGCATTAAAGGCGCCGGGCAGAGATGCCGTTAAACATTTAAGAGAACTCGGGAAAAAAGTCGGCGAGGAAGTATTGAAGCTAAAAGAAGAAAAGACCGTTTGA
- a CDS encoding ferredoxin domain-containing protein, whose product MILSGNDMEDRAVETVAALICAAARTAPKAKGIDNLFTLVVTGDDIQKISAEMRRVAKEDGVKFFERDAGNVDASKAIVLFGQNPVQLNIPVCGYCGYANCAENAKGSNVCAVSAGDLGIALSSAAAVAAAHHIDNRMMFSIGRAALNLGFFKNENVRIAYGLPLSVSGKSPYFDRKQ is encoded by the coding sequence ATGATATTAAGCGGTAACGATATGGAGGACAGGGCTGTGGAGACAGTAGCGGCATTAATATGCGCCGCCGCGAGGACTGCCCCGAAAGCAAAGGGAATAGACAACCTTTTCACGCTTGTAGTGACGGGTGATGACATCCAGAAGATATCGGCTGAGATGAGACGTGTCGCGAAAGAGGACGGCGTAAAGTTCTTTGAAAGGGACGCGGGCAACGTGGACGCTTCAAAGGCTATCGTACTTTTCGGGCAGAACCCGGTCCAGCTAAACATACCGGTATGCGGATATTGCGGGTACGCGAATTGCGCAGAGAACGCAAAAGGCTCGAACGTATGCGCGGTAAGTGCCGGAGACCTTGGCATAGCGCTATCATCGGCAGCTGCCGTCGCAGCCGCTCACCACATAGATAACAGGATGATGTTCAGCATCGGCAGGGCCGCGCTTAACCTGGGCTTTTTCAAGAACGAAAACGTCAGGATCGCGTATGGGCTTCCGTTGAGCGTCTCGGGAAAAAGTCCATACTTTGACCGTAAACAGTAA
- a CDS encoding rhomboid family intramembrane serine protease, with protein sequence MPENRCDYCGTYELLPFKCRYCGGTYCSAHRLPEYHECPGLVRLKNGTWFDPQAQKRRPAQPVKRGRSKIPSVKLPYEGYYAYGIILFTVLVFILQMILGGWFTSFFSLGGGENLLLRPWGLITHIFLHGNFTHIFFNMLVLFFFGPLLERRIGTGNFLLVFFASGILAGLAQVMIFPGTSVIGASGAIFGVMGSLAVLMPDLVIYLYFIPMKIVYAVIIFALIDLVFLPTGDGIAHAAHLAGLGAGLLFGYYYKKKTSVKRVYWGV encoded by the coding sequence ATGCCTGAAAACAGATGCGACTATTGTGGGACTTATGAGCTTTTGCCTTTTAAATGCAGGTATTGCGGAGGCACCTATTGCTCGGCGCACAGGTTACCGGAGTACCATGAATGCCCGGGTCTCGTCAGGTTAAAGAACGGCACATGGTTCGATCCTCAGGCACAAAAAAGAAGACCTGCGCAGCCCGTAAAAAGAGGCAGGTCGAAGATCCCGTCGGTCAAGCTGCCTTATGAGGGATATTATGCATACGGGATCATACTGTTTACAGTACTGGTCTTTATTTTACAGATGATACTTGGAGGATGGTTCACATCCTTCTTTTCGCTTGGAGGCGGAGAAAATCTGCTCCTGAGGCCGTGGGGCTTGATCACCCATATTTTCCTGCACGGCAATTTTACCCATATTTTCTTTAACATGCTGGTATTGTTCTTCTTCGGGCCTTTACTGGAGCGCCGCATAGGGACGGGTAATTTCCTTCTCGTGTTTTTCGCTTCAGGCATCCTGGCAGGGCTGGCACAGGTGATGATATTCCCGGGAACGTCCGTTATAGGTGCCAGCGGAGCGATTTTCGGAGTGATGGGTTCGCTTGCAGTGCTGATGCCGGACCTGGTGATATACCTTTACTTCATACCGATGAAGATAGTGTACGCTGTGATAATATTCGCTTTGATAGACCTCGTATTCCTGCCTACGGGAGACGGGATCGCTCACGCCGCCCATCTTGCAGGGCTCGGTGCCGGGCTTCTCTTCGGGTACTATTATAAGAAAAAGACCAGCGTAAAGCGAGTATACTGGGGAGTATAG
- a CDS encoding PAS domain-containing sensor histidine kinase has protein sequence MSLTIVVAIFLAIFVNVIWGVDIVYTHLFYIPIILSAIWYYKKAVYVAIILGVIHILINDMVLGSFTYSPFLRTLSFILIAYVIGMIAERKDKLCDKLKSSEDSLRKVRDTLELKVQERTKELKDINESLRNEINERKSVEEALRESELHFAKAQHVARLGSWDWDISKNEVKWSDEQYHIFGLKPHAEKVTFDTFFSFIHPDDRELLIKNRESILHDGRNYSFDYRIVKPDGSIRTIHSEGEVIHDDNGKPVKVFGTMQDITERKRSEQALKKSGAILSRAQSIAHVGNWAWNLKNNEINWSDEVFRIFGHDPQEFQPTFEWVMNNVHPEDRELISRYLKEAIYEDKLRGFDYRIMMPDGSIRYVSWVFDKIRRDINGNPEWMYGIIQDITRRKLVEEALLDSKAQAELYVDLMGHDINNMNQITMGYLELAHNILKCEGKLESCHIDLVERAIESLQNSSRLIGNVRKLQREKMGLYTPEILDVGKILEEVVSQFQHIPNRDVKINYTPVKGYFVEANELLRDVFINLIGNAVKHSTGPLTINVGVNIAIDEGKEYFEVAVEDNGPGIPDKLKKTLFDRLNIADTRARGKGFGLCLIKMLVDDFKGKLRVEDRVPGDHSHGTRFVVTLPALS, from the coding sequence TTGAGCTTAACGATAGTCGTAGCTATTTTTCTTGCCATTTTCGTGAACGTGATATGGGGAGTAGACATCGTTTACACACATCTTTTCTATATCCCGATCATACTTTCAGCGATCTGGTATTATAAAAAGGCGGTCTATGTCGCCATAATCCTGGGCGTTATCCATATACTGATAAATGATATGGTTCTCGGCTCGTTCACATATAGCCCGTTTTTAAGGACATTATCCTTCATTCTAATAGCATATGTTATCGGGATGATCGCCGAGAGGAAGGATAAGTTATGCGATAAGCTAAAAAGCTCTGAGGATTCTTTACGTAAAGTACGTGATACGCTGGAGTTAAAGGTTCAAGAGCGAACTAAAGAGCTTAAAGACATCAATGAATCGCTGAGAAATGAAATAAATGAAAGAAAAAGTGTCGAAGAGGCGCTGCGGGAGAGCGAGCTACATTTCGCAAAGGCGCAGCATGTCGCACGCCTGGGCAGCTGGGACTGGGATATTTCCAAAAACGAAGTGAAGTGGTCCGATGAACAATATCACATATTTGGTTTAAAGCCTCATGCGGAAAAAGTCACTTTTGACACGTTTTTCTCATTCATTCATCCCGACGATAGAGAACTATTGATAAAAAATCGCGAATCCATTTTGCATGATGGGCGTAACTATAGTTTTGATTATCGCATAGTTAAGCCCGATGGCTCGATACGCACGATCCATAGCGAGGGCGAAGTCATTCATGACGATAACGGCAAGCCTGTAAAGGTGTTCGGGACGATGCAGGATATTACAGAGCGTAAGAGATCTGAACAGGCTTTGAAAAAGAGCGGCGCAATTCTTTCTAGGGCCCAGAGCATAGCCCATGTCGGTAACTGGGCATGGAACTTAAAAAATAACGAAATAAACTGGTCTGACGAGGTATTCAGGATATTTGGCCATGATCCTCAGGAATTTCAGCCAACGTTCGAATGGGTCATGAACAATGTCCATCCGGAGGATAGAGAGCTGATCAGCAGATATTTAAAAGAGGCAATTTATGAGGATAAGTTAAGGGGATTCGACTACCGTATAATGATGCCTGACGGATCCATACGTTACGTAAGCTGGGTATTTGATAAGATAAGAAGAGACATTAATGGAAATCCGGAATGGATGTACGGGATAATCCAGGACATCACAAGGCGGAAATTAGTCGAAGAGGCCTTGTTAGACTCTAAAGCCCAGGCCGAGCTTTACGTCGACTTGATGGGGCATGATATCAATAATATGAACCAGATCACTATGGGTTACCTGGAGCTGGCCCATAACATATTGAAGTGTGAAGGAAAGCTCGAATCCTGCCATATTGACCTGGTGGAAAGGGCCATCGAATCGTTGCAGAACAGCTCAAGGCTTATTGGCAATGTCAGGAAATTGCAGCGGGAGAAGATGGGCCTGTACACGCCGGAGATCCTGGATGTGGGAAAGATACTCGAAGAAGTTGTTTCCCAATTCCAGCATATACCGAACAGGGATGTTAAGATCAACTATACGCCTGTTAAGGGCTATTTTGTAGAGGCCAACGAATTGCTCAGGGATGTTTTCATTAACCTTATCGGAAACGCAGTCAAGCACTCAACAGGGCCTTTAACGATCAATGTCGGGGTGAACATTGCCATAGACGAGGGTAAAGAGTACTTCGAAGTGGCAGTGGAGGATAATGGCCCCGGAATACCGGACAAGCTTAAAAAGACATTATTCGACCGCTTGAACATAGCCGATACGAGGGCAAGGGGTAAAGGCTTCGGATTATGCCTGATAAAAATGCTCGTCGACGACTTTAAGGGTAAACTCAGGGTGGAAGACCGTGTCCCCGGGGATCATTCGCATGGCACCAGGTTTGTGGTCACGCTGCCCGCACTGTCATGA